A stretch of the Zeugodacus cucurbitae isolate PBARC_wt_2022May chromosome 6, idZeuCucr1.2, whole genome shotgun sequence genome encodes the following:
- the LOC105221368 gene encoding uncharacterized protein LOC105221368 isoform X10, translated as MTFSRKKVLTLCVCTLLALISFPGYVDCANKKGSQAAAAPPPAPIEPEAVIEEVNAKQLEKLLTDKDYVAVFWYARSCVTCDKVLAELEKIDDDTDSFGVDFVKINDKRLAKQYGIKNFPALTYFREKEPIIYDGDLMDEEGVLDFLTSLEAMDLPDRIEEVNAKILLKIIEDTDFVAVLFYDKDQKKSQKVLAELENIDDECDQNDIAFVKIDDDNEAKEWGIDEIPSIVFFERGIPHIYEGDLMKEDELLGWLVHQKRHSEIPEVTDEMKDKLVENTEHLAVIFYDKDDKQDIRVLNELENIDDELEKEGIVIVRIDNAAEAKEYGLDHLPALIYFENKIPALYEGDLMNEDEVLEWLIVQKRTATIEEVTDEILVDLINDHEYVVVFFTGPCEPGEKCDKTLNALESIDDELDEAGIIFVTTEDTNIAKKHNIKSYPQLVFFRNRDPLVFTGDLDDEDEVLAWITDEDTLEIPGKIEEVNTKMLDKILSENDHVVVFFYREGDKRAQKILNELENIDDECEEKDIDFVKTSDPDVDKEYDLASLPALAFYRHKFRTIYDGDLMKEEEILDWVIDLHESTADVIESVDRKTLQVLINDVEHLAVFFYDDKCETCPQILEELETIDDDTDKHGIQFVKSNDVKLAHEIGIFAFPALVYYETGVPIMYDGNIEDPQVVFKWILEQKADESIELIDRDTLNEYINTKDFLAVVFYKEDDPDAPRVLRHIELIDDEALEYGIYIVKMSDKLMAKKYGYRNPPGLTYFRKGKYINYDGDIDDEEEVLDWLTSPANMEMTDHIEKVNRKMFEKIRKSSDYLAVIFYSEECKQCPRVLAEVEHIDDEADKAGIDFVKIDDKHMAKEFGVFALPAIVFFKPSSKEPVIYAGDLYEEEQILAWLLTQKDPSGDVIEDLEGEKLVHLIEESGSIAVYFWNKTQCDICTSKAARKARLKKEREAQQQEGGAGAAASFGGESEAAAAEAEAVGEASASKAASPSSTAGSSKHDDDADGCEQCTKVLEELENIDDDCDKHGITFVKTRDFSVADGYGVHEYPALVYFEGGIPNVFEGELNEEEEVLQWLITQKTEDRIELITRQMLETMVEETQYLAVYFLPTERNGKPPAYCRSFCSPASLNGSMNNTSKHASKQFIKNYISRKRKRIENQDKINCNICDQILEGLELIDDECDVFGIHMVKIQDPQLAKRYSIKTFPALVYFRNGNPLLFEGDLQNEQSVLEWLIDDDNRELADEIEEVNERMLDRLMAESTLLVVFFYEDDCTECEEILEELEEIDGEADMFGIDFVKIASIDAAKKYDVVNIPSLVYFRKQVPVLYDGDLHQHDKIITWLTSQDVFEIKNEIEEVNRKMLDKLLEENEFITVFFYEHNQQDSIAALEKLENIDSETDNLDITFVKMADSRYAKKWGVTKLPALVYFRRRFPSIYRGDLLSEDEVLEWLRKNRFRQPELNIFMYALIALAVGFLLYTAFLLQCFKPAPPPPPQHPKQS; from the exons ATGCGCGAAGCTGCGTCACCTGTGATAAAGTATTAGCGGAACTCGAAAAAATCGACGATGACACCGATTCATTTGGTGTCGACTTCGTAAAGATTAACGACAAACGACTAGCAAAGCAATacggaataaagaattttcCAGCACTCACGTACTTCAG GGAAAAAGAACCAATTATCTATGATGGCGATCTCATGGACGAGGAGGGCGTACTCGATTTCCTTACTTCCCTTGAGGCCATGGACCTGCCAGATCGCATTGAAGAGGTTAATGCAAAGATACTTTTAAAGATTATCGAGGATACTGATTTTGTAGCTGTTCTATTCT ACGACAAGGACCAGAAGAAATCGCAAAAGGTGCTCGCCGAACTGGAGAATATCGACGATGAATGCGATCAGAATGACATCGCTTTCGTCAAAATTGACGACGACAATGAGGCGAAGGAATGGGGTATCGATGAAATACCCTCAATTGTCTTCTTCGAACGTGGCATACCGCATATTTACGAAGGTGATTTGATGAAAGAAGATGAACTGCTGGGCTGGCTCGTACATCAGAAGCGCCACTCGGAGATCCCCGAAGTTACCGACGAGATGAAGGATAAGTTGGTTGAAAATACTGAACATTTGGCTGTtatttttt ATGACAAAGATGATAAACAAGACATTCGCGTACTCAACGAACTTGAGAATATCGACGATGAGCTTGAAAAAGAGGGCATCGTTATTGTACGTATTGACAATGCCGCCGAAGCTAAGGAATATGGATTAGATCACTTGCCTGCGCTCATATATTTCGAGAACAAAATACCAGCGCTCTACGAGGGCGATTTGATGAATGAAGACGAAGTATTGGAATGGCTGATTGTGCAAAAACGTACCGCCACAATTGAGGAGGTCACCGATGAAATACTCGTCGACTTAATCAACGATCATGAGTATGTAGTGGTATTCTTCACCGGTCCCTGTGAGccgggtgaaaaatgcgataagACACTGAATGCATTGGAGAGCATTGACGATGAACTGGATGAGGCGGGTATCATTTTTGTCACCACCGAAGATACAAACATCGCAAAGAAGCACAACATAAAGAGTTATCCACAACTGGTATTCTTCAGAAATCGCGATCCATTAGTATTTACAGGTGATTTAGATGACGAAGACGAGGTGCTGGCATGGATCACTGATGAAGACACGCTTGAAATACCCGGTAAAATTGAGGAAGTCAACACGAAAATGTTGGATAAAATACTTTCGGAGAACGATCACGTAGTGGTATTCTTTT accGTGAGGGTGATAAGCGGGCTCAAAAGATTTTGAATGAACTGGAGAATATCGATGATGAATGCGAAGAAAAGGATATAGATTTTGTCAAAACTTCCGACCCAGATGTTGATAAGGAATACGATTTGGCTAGTCTGCCAGCATTAGCATTTTATAGACACAAGTTCCGGACGATATATGATG GTGACCTTATGAAGGAGGAAGAAATTCTAGATTGGGTCATCGACCTCCATGAATCCACAGCTGACGTTATCGAATCTGTCGATCGCAAAACATTGCAAGTCTTAATTAATGACGTTGAACACTTGGCTGTATTTTTCT ATGACGACAAATGCGAAACTTGCCCACAAATCTTGGAGGAATTGGAAACCATTGATGATGACACCGACAAACATGGTATACAATTTGTCAAATCTAATGATGTGAAGTTGGCACATGAAATTGGAATCTTTGCATTCCCCGCCTTGGTATATTACGAAACAGGCGTTCCAATCATGTATGATG GTAATATTGAGGACCCACAAGTCGTCTTCAAATGGATTTTGGAGCAAAAGGCCGATGAAAGTATCGAGCTGATAGATCGTGACACTCTGAATGAATACATTAACACCAAAGACTTTCTGGCTGTCGTCTTTT ATAAAGAGGACGATCCCGATGCGCCGCGCGTTCTTCGCCATATCGAACTGATTGACGATGAGGCGCTCGAGTACGGTATCTATATTGTCAAAATGAGCGACAAGCTAATGGCGAAGAAGTATGGCTACCGCAATCCACCTGGCTTGACATATTTCCGCAAAGGCAAATACATCAACTATGACGGCGATATCGACGATGAGGAAGAGGTATTGGATTGGCTCACCAGTCCCGCTAATATGGAAATGACCGACCACATCGAGAAAGTCAACCGCAAAATGTTTGAGAAGATACGCAAATCATCCGATTATTTGGCTGTGATCTTCT ATAGCGAGGAGTGCAAGCAATGCCCGCGGGTGCTCGCCGAGGTGGAGCACATTGATGACGAAGCCGACAAGGCGGGCATCGATTTTGTTAAGATCGACGACAAGCACATGGCAAAAGAATTTGGCGTTTTCGCGTTACCTGCAATTGTGTTCTTTAAGCCATCATCGAAAGAACCAGTTATCTACGCCG GTGATCTTTATGAAGAAGAACAAATTCTTGCTTGGTTACTCACGCAAAAGGACCCAAGCGGAGATGTTATCGAAGATCTCGAAGGCGAGAAACTGGTTCATTTGATTGAGGAATCTGGTTCGATTGCGGTGTATTTTT GGAACAAAACGCAGTGTGACATTTGCACTTCAAAGGCAGCACGTAAGGCAAGACTAAAGAAGGAACGCGAGGCGCAACAGCAGGAGGGTGGTGCGGGAGCAGCAGCATCTTTCGGTGGAGAGAGTGAAGCAGCTGCAGCCGAAGCAGAAGCGGTGGGAGAAGCTAGTGCGTCCAAGGCAGCGTCTCCATCCTCCACCGCTGGCAGCAGCAAGCACGACGATG atGCCGACGGTTGTGAACAGTGCACCAAAGTATTGGAAGAGCTAGAGAACATTGACGACGACTGTGATAAACACGGCATTACATTTGTCAAGACTCGAGATTTCTCTGTTGCCGATGGCTACGGTGTACACGAGTACCCAGCCTTGGTGTACTTCGAGGGAGGTATTCCAAATGTATTTGAAG GTGAATTGAACGAAGAGGAAGAGGTCTTACAATGGCTAATAACGCAAAAGACTGAAGACCGCATCGAGCTAATCACCCGCCAGATGCTCGAAACTATGGTTGAAGAAACACAATACTTGGCCGTTTATTTCT TGCCCACTGAGCGCAATGGAAAACCACCCGCTTATTGCCGCAGTTTTTGTTCGCCTGCCTCTTTAAACGGAAGCATGAACAACACCTCGAAACACGCATccaaacaatttataaagaatTACATTTCACGCAAAAGAAAACGTATCGAAAATCAAG ACAAAATCAACTGCAACATTTGTGATCAAATTCTGGAGGGTCTTGAACTGATCGACGACGAGTGTGATGTCTTTGGCATTCATATGGTCAAGATACAGGATCCGCAGTTGGCAAAGCGTTATTCGATAAAGACATTCCCGGCGCTTGTGTACTTCCG AAATGGCAATCCTCTGCTTTTTGAAGGCGATTTACAAAACGAACAGTCGGTTTTGGAATGGCTAATAGATGACGACAACCGTGAATTGGCAGATGAGATTGAAGAAGTAAACGAACGTATGTTGGATCGGTTGATGGCTGAGTCTACATTACTAGTGGTGTTCTTCT ATGAAGACGATTGTACCGAGTGTGAGGAAATTCTCGAGGAGCTGGAAGAGATTGATGGTGAAGCTGACATGTTTGGCATTGACTTTGTGAAGATTGCAAGTATAGATGCGGCAAAGAAATACGATGTGGTGAATATTCCCTCACTAGTCTACTTTAG AAAACAAGTTCCTGTATTGTATGACGGTGATTTACACCAACACGACAAGATTATAACCTGGTTGACCTCCCAAgatgttttcgaaattaaaaatgaaattgaggAAGTAAATCGTAAAATGTTAGACAAACTACTTGAGGAGAACGAATTCATAACGGTTttctttt ATGAACACAACCAGCAAGACAGTATCGCCGCTTTGGAAAAACTGGAAAACATCGATAGCGAAACGGATAACCTGGACATCACATTCGTTAAGATGGCCGACTCCCGCTATGCCAAGAAATGGGGCGTTACAAAACTGCCAGCTTTGGTCTACTTCCGACGAAGGTTTCCCAGCATTTATAGAG GCGATCTTCTTTCCGAAGATGAGGTTTTGGAATGGTTGCGCAAAAATCGATTCCGTCAACCGGAACTGAATATATTCATGTATGCGCTAATCGCATTGGCTGTCGGTTTCTTATTATACACTGCCTTCCTGCTGCAATGCTTTAAGCCGgcgccaccgccgccaccgcAACATCCAAAACAGTCCTGA
- the LOC105221368 gene encoding uncharacterized protein LOC105221368 isoform X6: MTFSRKKVLTLCVCTLLALISFPGYVDCANKKGSQAAAAPPPAPIEPEAVIEEVNAKQLEKLLTDKDYVAVFWYARSCVTCDKVLAELEKIDDDTDSFGVDFVKINDKRLAKQYGIKNFPALTYFREKEPIIYDGDLMDEEGVLDFLTSLEAMDLPDRIEEVNAKILLKIIEDTDFVAVLFCPDHATCPPRVMDKPQCRKCAKALQELENIDDEADQLGIGFVKIHDEALAEEYNLGNLPVLVYYRHQTPIIYEGELSREEDVLEWLVQNKSTGDEDDVIEDVTAKTLSTLISNIDNLVVLFYDHGNDDSMTVLEELEQIDDDCDKHGIQFVKIDDPKAAAEYGIDMIPAIVYFEKQIPNIYDGDLMAEEQILHWLVGQLEHDEIEDVTDEMLDKMVKEGRVMAVLFYDNNDKKSQKVLEELENIDDECDALGITFVKIDNPEEAIEYGINKVPKLIYFEKGIPTIYEGNLEDEEKLLKWLEEQTTSDQIEDITDEMLDLIIEKMPYVAVLYYDKDQKKSQKVLAELENIDDECDQNDIAFVKIDDDNEAKEWGIDEIPSIVFFERGIPHIYEGDLMKEDELLGWLVHQKRHSEIPEVTDEMKDKLVENTEHLAVIFYDKDDKQDIRVLNELENIDDELEKEGIVIVRIDNAAEAKEYGLDHLPALIYFENKIPALYEGDLMNEDEVLEWLIVQKRTATIEEVTDEILVDLINDHEYVVVFFTGPCEPGEKCDKTLNALESIDDELDEAGIIFVTTEDTNIAKKHNIKSYPQLVFFRNRDPLVFTGDLDDEDEVLAWITDEDTLEIPGKIEEVNTKMLDKILSENDHVVVFFYREGDKRAQKILNELENIDDECEEKDIDFVKTSDPDVDKEYDLASLPALAFYRHKFRTIYDGDLMKEEEILDWVIDLHESTADVIESVDRKTLQVLINDVEHLAVFFYDDKCETCPQILEELETIDDDTDKHGIQFVKSNDVKLAHEIGIFAFPALVYYETGVPIMYDGNIEDPQVVFKWILEQKADESIELIDRDTLNEYINTKDFLAVVFYKEDDPDAPRVLRHIELIDDEALEYGIYIVKMSDKLMAKKYGYRNPPGLTYFRKGKYINYDGDIDDEEEVLDWLTSPANMEMTDHIEKVNRKMFEKIRKSSDYLAVIFYSEECKQCPRVLAEVEHIDDEADKAGIDFVKIDDKHMAKEFGVFALPAIVFFKPSSKEPVIYAGDLYEEEQILAWLLTQKDPSGDVIEDLEGEKLVHLIEESGSIAVYFYADGCEQCTKVLEELENIDDDCDKHGITFVKTRDFSVADGYGVHEYPALVYFEGGIPNVFEGELNEEEEVLQWLITQKTEDRIELITRQMLETMVEETQYLAVYFYKINCNICDQILEGLELIDDECDVFGIHMVKIQDPQLAKRYSIKTFPALVYFRNGNPLLFEGDLQNEQSVLEWLIDDDNRELADEIEEVNERMLDRLMAESTLLVVFFYEDDCTECEEILEELEEIDGEADMFGIDFVKIASIDAAKKYDVVNIPSLVYFRKQVPVLYDGDLHQHDKIITWLTSQDVFEIKNEIEEVNRKMLDKLLEENEFITVFFYEHNQQDSIAALEKLENIDSETDNLDITFVKMADSRYAKKWGVTKLPALVYFRRRFPSIYRGDLLSEDEVLEWLRKNRFRQPELNIFMYALIALAVGFLLYTAFLLQCFKPAPPPPPQHPKQS, translated from the exons ATGCGCGAAGCTGCGTCACCTGTGATAAAGTATTAGCGGAACTCGAAAAAATCGACGATGACACCGATTCATTTGGTGTCGACTTCGTAAAGATTAACGACAAACGACTAGCAAAGCAATacggaataaagaattttcCAGCACTCACGTACTTCAG GGAAAAAGAACCAATTATCTATGATGGCGATCTCATGGACGAGGAGGGCGTACTCGATTTCCTTACTTCCCTTGAGGCCATGGACCTGCCAGATCGCATTGAAGAGGTTAATGCAAAGATACTTTTAAAGATTATCGAGGATACTGATTTTGTAGCTGTTCTATTCT GTCCCGACCATGCCACGTGTCCGCCTAGGGTGATGG ATAAGCCGCAATGTCGCAAATGTGCTAAGGCCTTGCAAGAACTGGAAAATATCGACGACGAAGCAGATCAATTGGGCATCGGTTTTGTCAAAATTCACGATGAAGCATTGGCCGAGGAATACAATTTGGGCAATCTTCCAGTTTTGGTCTACTATCGCCACCAGACACCAATCATATACGAAG GTGAATTGTCACGTGAGGAGGACGTCTTAGAATGGCTGGTGCAAAATAAATCGACCGGCGATGAGGATGACGTCATAGAAGATGTTACGGCTAAGACGCTATCCACACTAATCAGCAATATCGATAACCTGGTTGTATTATTCT ATGATCATGGTAATGATGATTCAATGACTGTATTGGAAGAGCTAGAACAAATTGACGACGACTGCGACAAACACGGTAttcaatttgttaaaattgACGACCCAAAAGCTGCAGCCGAATATGGAATCGACATG ATTCCGGCAATAGtttatttcgaaaaacaaattccaaatatttatgaCGGTGATCTCATGGCTGAGGAGCAGATACTGCATTGGCTGGTGGGACAATTGGAGCATGACGAAATCGAGGATGTCACCGATGAAATGCTCGATAAGATGGTGAAGGAAGGCCGCGTTATGGCAGTGTTATTCT ATGATAACAATGACAAAAAGTCACAGAAAGTACTCGAAGAGTTGGAGAATATCGACGATGAATGCGACGCATTGGGTATAACTTTTGTGAAAATCGACAATCCTGAAGAGGCCATCGAATACGGCATAAACAAAGTTCCTAAACTAATTTACTTTGAAAAAGGCATTCCAACCATTTACGAAGGCAATCTTGAGGATGAGGAGAAATTGCTGAAATGGCTCGAGGAGCAAACAACCTCCGATCAAATTGAGGATATAACCGACGAGATGTTGGATTTGATAATTGAAAAGATGCCTTATGTCGCTGTGCTCTACT ACGACAAGGACCAGAAGAAATCGCAAAAGGTGCTCGCCGAACTGGAGAATATCGACGATGAATGCGATCAGAATGACATCGCTTTCGTCAAAATTGACGACGACAATGAGGCGAAGGAATGGGGTATCGATGAAATACCCTCAATTGTCTTCTTCGAACGTGGCATACCGCATATTTACGAAGGTGATTTGATGAAAGAAGATGAACTGCTGGGCTGGCTCGTACATCAGAAGCGCCACTCGGAGATCCCCGAAGTTACCGACGAGATGAAGGATAAGTTGGTTGAAAATACTGAACATTTGGCTGTtatttttt ATGACAAAGATGATAAACAAGACATTCGCGTACTCAACGAACTTGAGAATATCGACGATGAGCTTGAAAAAGAGGGCATCGTTATTGTACGTATTGACAATGCCGCCGAAGCTAAGGAATATGGATTAGATCACTTGCCTGCGCTCATATATTTCGAGAACAAAATACCAGCGCTCTACGAGGGCGATTTGATGAATGAAGACGAAGTATTGGAATGGCTGATTGTGCAAAAACGTACCGCCACAATTGAGGAGGTCACCGATGAAATACTCGTCGACTTAATCAACGATCATGAGTATGTAGTGGTATTCTTCACCGGTCCCTGTGAGccgggtgaaaaatgcgataagACACTGAATGCATTGGAGAGCATTGACGATGAACTGGATGAGGCGGGTATCATTTTTGTCACCACCGAAGATACAAACATCGCAAAGAAGCACAACATAAAGAGTTATCCACAACTGGTATTCTTCAGAAATCGCGATCCATTAGTATTTACAGGTGATTTAGATGACGAAGACGAGGTGCTGGCATGGATCACTGATGAAGACACGCTTGAAATACCCGGTAAAATTGAGGAAGTCAACACGAAAATGTTGGATAAAATACTTTCGGAGAACGATCACGTAGTGGTATTCTTTT accGTGAGGGTGATAAGCGGGCTCAAAAGATTTTGAATGAACTGGAGAATATCGATGATGAATGCGAAGAAAAGGATATAGATTTTGTCAAAACTTCCGACCCAGATGTTGATAAGGAATACGATTTGGCTAGTCTGCCAGCATTAGCATTTTATAGACACAAGTTCCGGACGATATATGATG GTGACCTTATGAAGGAGGAAGAAATTCTAGATTGGGTCATCGACCTCCATGAATCCACAGCTGACGTTATCGAATCTGTCGATCGCAAAACATTGCAAGTCTTAATTAATGACGTTGAACACTTGGCTGTATTTTTCT ATGACGACAAATGCGAAACTTGCCCACAAATCTTGGAGGAATTGGAAACCATTGATGATGACACCGACAAACATGGTATACAATTTGTCAAATCTAATGATGTGAAGTTGGCACATGAAATTGGAATCTTTGCATTCCCCGCCTTGGTATATTACGAAACAGGCGTTCCAATCATGTATGATG GTAATATTGAGGACCCACAAGTCGTCTTCAAATGGATTTTGGAGCAAAAGGCCGATGAAAGTATCGAGCTGATAGATCGTGACACTCTGAATGAATACATTAACACCAAAGACTTTCTGGCTGTCGTCTTTT ATAAAGAGGACGATCCCGATGCGCCGCGCGTTCTTCGCCATATCGAACTGATTGACGATGAGGCGCTCGAGTACGGTATCTATATTGTCAAAATGAGCGACAAGCTAATGGCGAAGAAGTATGGCTACCGCAATCCACCTGGCTTGACATATTTCCGCAAAGGCAAATACATCAACTATGACGGCGATATCGACGATGAGGAAGAGGTATTGGATTGGCTCACCAGTCCCGCTAATATGGAAATGACCGACCACATCGAGAAAGTCAACCGCAAAATGTTTGAGAAGATACGCAAATCATCCGATTATTTGGCTGTGATCTTCT ATAGCGAGGAGTGCAAGCAATGCCCGCGGGTGCTCGCCGAGGTGGAGCACATTGATGACGAAGCCGACAAGGCGGGCATCGATTTTGTTAAGATCGACGACAAGCACATGGCAAAAGAATTTGGCGTTTTCGCGTTACCTGCAATTGTGTTCTTTAAGCCATCATCGAAAGAACCAGTTATCTACGCCG GTGATCTTTATGAAGAAGAACAAATTCTTGCTTGGTTACTCACGCAAAAGGACCCAAGCGGAGATGTTATCGAAGATCTCGAAGGCGAGAAACTGGTTCATTTGATTGAGGAATCTGGTTCGATTGCGGTGTATTTTT atGCCGACGGTTGTGAACAGTGCACCAAAGTATTGGAAGAGCTAGAGAACATTGACGACGACTGTGATAAACACGGCATTACATTTGTCAAGACTCGAGATTTCTCTGTTGCCGATGGCTACGGTGTACACGAGTACCCAGCCTTGGTGTACTTCGAGGGAGGTATTCCAAATGTATTTGAAG GTGAATTGAACGAAGAGGAAGAGGTCTTACAATGGCTAATAACGCAAAAGACTGAAGACCGCATCGAGCTAATCACCCGCCAGATGCTCGAAACTATGGTTGAAGAAACACAATACTTGGCCGTTTATTTCT ACAAAATCAACTGCAACATTTGTGATCAAATTCTGGAGGGTCTTGAACTGATCGACGACGAGTGTGATGTCTTTGGCATTCATATGGTCAAGATACAGGATCCGCAGTTGGCAAAGCGTTATTCGATAAAGACATTCCCGGCGCTTGTGTACTTCCG AAATGGCAATCCTCTGCTTTTTGAAGGCGATTTACAAAACGAACAGTCGGTTTTGGAATGGCTAATAGATGACGACAACCGTGAATTGGCAGATGAGATTGAAGAAGTAAACGAACGTATGTTGGATCGGTTGATGGCTGAGTCTACATTACTAGTGGTGTTCTTCT ATGAAGACGATTGTACCGAGTGTGAGGAAATTCTCGAGGAGCTGGAAGAGATTGATGGTGAAGCTGACATGTTTGGCATTGACTTTGTGAAGATTGCAAGTATAGATGCGGCAAAGAAATACGATGTGGTGAATATTCCCTCACTAGTCTACTTTAG AAAACAAGTTCCTGTATTGTATGACGGTGATTTACACCAACACGACAAGATTATAACCTGGTTGACCTCCCAAgatgttttcgaaattaaaaatgaaattgaggAAGTAAATCGTAAAATGTTAGACAAACTACTTGAGGAGAACGAATTCATAACGGTTttctttt ATGAACACAACCAGCAAGACAGTATCGCCGCTTTGGAAAAACTGGAAAACATCGATAGCGAAACGGATAACCTGGACATCACATTCGTTAAGATGGCCGACTCCCGCTATGCCAAGAAATGGGGCGTTACAAAACTGCCAGCTTTGGTCTACTTCCGACGAAGGTTTCCCAGCATTTATAGAG GCGATCTTCTTTCCGAAGATGAGGTTTTGGAATGGTTGCGCAAAAATCGATTCCGTCAACCGGAACTGAATATATTCATGTATGCGCTAATCGCATTGGCTGTCGGTTTCTTATTATACACTGCCTTCCTGCTGCAATGCTTTAAGCCGgcgccaccgccgccaccgcAACATCCAAAACAGTCCTGA